A DNA window from Deltaproteobacteria bacterium contains the following coding sequences:
- a CDS encoding SPOR domain-containing protein translates to MSVKTLNERGASSWDLVLKILSITLVSLFAFSSGIWFGKKLSDSDYQRQALEGEFDREVRKSSDSVADQHGGQDDDALTDEEVAAATDKALEAQKKVASEGTGTAEKAEQVAASPKTSSAANHAANYATNPTATGHSTGGHATAQSMTAPAAAAASTQAAAQAPAKATARAVASAPSESAKPDLSAAHQAATRVANNAAPTTAASEKAAKETRVPSSLPKTVGTTSDVEFTVQVASYPTADAAREHVDSMVKKGFPAFPVEAKINGKTWYRVSVGSFKSFNDASKFRAQLLKQADLPSAIVQKIAR, encoded by the coding sequence ATGTCAGTAAAAACTTTGAACGAACGAGGCGCATCGAGCTGGGACCTTGTTCTTAAAATTCTTTCGATCACACTTGTTTCTCTATTCGCATTTTCGTCAGGGATCTGGTTCGGAAAAAAACTTTCCGATAGCGATTATCAGCGCCAAGCCCTTGAAGGGGAATTCGACCGCGAGGTTCGCAAGTCTTCTGATTCTGTTGCTGACCAGCACGGAGGCCAAGATGACGACGCACTGACAGACGAAGAAGTTGCGGCCGCGACGGACAAAGCGCTTGAAGCGCAGAAAAAAGTCGCATCAGAGGGAACTGGCACAGCAGAAAAAGCAGAGCAAGTAGCCGCTTCTCCAAAAACATCTTCTGCCGCAAATCACGCGGCAAATTACGCAACAAATCCAACGGCAACCGGACACTCTACTGGTGGTCACGCGACAGCCCAGTCGATGACCGCGCCTGCCGCAGCAGCGGCTTCAACTCAAGCAGCAGCTCAAGCCCCCGCAAAAGCAACGGCAAGAGCAGTTGCGTCGGCTCCATCTGAGTCTGCTAAACCAGATCTCTCTGCGGCCCACCAGGCAGCCACCCGCGTTGCCAACAATGCTGCGCCAACAACGGCAGCATCTGAAAAAGCAGCTAAAGAGACGCGCGTACCATCAAGCCTTCCGAAAACAGTAGGCACGACGAGCGATGTGGAATTCACAGTGCAGGTGGCTTCGTATCCAACTGCGGATGCAGCACGCGAACATGTCGATTCGATGGTAAAAAAGGGATTCCCGGCATTTCCAGTGGAAGCAAAGATCAACGGCAAAACCTGGTACCGCGTCAGCGTTGGAAGCTTCAAGTCGTTTAACGACGCTTCGAAATTTCGCGCACAATTGCTGAAACAAGCGGATCTTCCATCTGCTATTGTTCAAAAAATCGCTCGCTGA
- a CDS encoding inositol monophosphatase, giving the protein MCQILDKIADSSADDPMVADIGSNGDGSNQFKLSAPLEKVAKEALVTAGKAADAAGLVLKKYYGRLSSVDEKFQAGLVSEADRESEAVIKQILFEKFPHHQILGEETGLSGVEATDGAIWMIDPLDGTTNYVHRLPFFCSSLGLEIQGQLLVAVIDAPLLGWRYEAIRGGGAFLNGAPISISKRTKFRDGLFATGFSSSDHTLDVQMELVSHVIRNARGIRRLGAAALDLCLVAEGVFDGFWERNLQPWDTAAGVLIAREAGAIATDFAGKHFEPRKRSVVCATPHQHSELMKILGRVDPT; this is encoded by the coding sequence ATGTGTCAAATCCTTGACAAAATAGCAGACTCTTCGGCTGATGACCCTATGGTTGCAGATATTGGCTCAAACGGCGACGGTTCAAATCAGTTCAAACTATCGGCACCACTTGAGAAAGTGGCGAAAGAAGCATTGGTGACAGCTGGAAAAGCAGCCGATGCCGCAGGTCTAGTCCTAAAAAAGTATTACGGCCGGCTATCATCAGTTGACGAGAAATTTCAGGCTGGACTCGTCAGCGAAGCAGATCGAGAGTCCGAGGCCGTAATAAAACAAATCCTGTTTGAAAAGTTCCCGCACCACCAAATTCTTGGGGAAGAAACTGGCCTTTCCGGGGTCGAGGCAACTGACGGTGCGATTTGGATGATAGACCCTCTGGATGGGACAACCAATTATGTCCATCGATTGCCATTTTTCTGCAGCAGTCTGGGGCTAGAGATTCAGGGGCAGTTGTTAGTAGCAGTTATCGATGCTCCATTACTTGGTTGGCGCTACGAGGCCATTCGCGGGGGCGGAGCATTTTTAAATGGTGCACCAATTTCAATCTCTAAGCGAACCAAGTTTCGCGACGGGCTTTTTGCGACCGGGTTTTCAAGCTCTGATCACACGTTAGATGTACAGATGGAACTTGTTTCCCACGTCATTCGGAACGCGCGAGGAATACGTCGCTTGGGCGCTGCCGCACTCGACCTTTGTCTTGTTGCGGAGGGAGTTTTTGACGGATTCTGGGAACGAAACCTACAGCCCTGGGATACGGCGGCTGGAGTCCTAATCGCGCGCGAGGCCGGTGCAATCGCGACCGACTTTGCTGGGAAGCATTTCGAGCCCCGCAAGCGATCCGTCGTTTGCGCGACTCCCCATCAACACTCGGAGCTTATGAAAATACTTGGTCGAGTTGACCCGACCTAA
- a CDS encoding flagellar basal body-associated FliL family protein, translating into MCGTVVAFSSFDSSRTQEAEVAEDNAAKDAAAAAPAEGKASKPILLYALVIINMLFVGGVGALVFMGKKKEAQHATIEKVVEGEAQAQAEEKGKADEFIGKMIPMETFYVNLAGNRGNRLLKVNMELEVESEKVIEEIEKRKPQIRDIIIIILSSKTFKDLESRQGKEGLRDEIKDAVNSFLTKGKIKHVHFTEFIYN; encoded by the coding sequence ATTTGTGGCACCGTCGTTGCTTTCTCAAGCTTTGACTCATCACGGACGCAGGAGGCGGAAGTGGCAGAAGATAATGCAGCAAAAGACGCGGCGGCAGCAGCGCCAGCCGAAGGTAAGGCATCAAAACCGATTCTGCTTTACGCGTTAGTCATCATCAACATGCTCTTTGTCGGGGGCGTCGGGGCCCTCGTCTTCATGGGCAAGAAGAAAGAAGCGCAGCACGCGACGATCGAAAAAGTAGTCGAGGGTGAAGCGCAAGCACAGGCCGAAGAAAAAGGTAAAGCTGATGAGTTCATTGGAAAAATGATTCCGATGGAAACGTTTTATGTGAACCTGGCCGGCAATCGCGGGAACCGACTTTTGAAAGTTAATATGGAGCTCGAAGTCGAAAGTGAAAAAGTCATCGAAGAAATCGAGAAACGAAAGCCCCAAATTCGCGACATCATCATAATTATTCTATCCTCTAAGACATTCAAGGATCTGGAATCGCGTCAGGGCAAAGAGGGTCTTCGCGATGAAATCAAAGACGCGGTGAATTCGTTTCTGACCAAGGGAAAGATCAAGCACGTTCACTTCACGGAATTTATTTACAACTGA
- the fliM gene encoding flagellar motor switch protein FliM, whose translation MNQVLSQSEVDALLAAVNEGELAEKSGTEPGSSGDDRVVVVYDLTSQDRIIRGRLPQLDVIYEKFMRSFRVSLSAQLRKIATLNHASTDFLKFGEFINTLPMPTCMSVLRFNALRGSALLVIETKLAYALVDSFFGGDDRPYNKVEGKDFTPIELTIIQKVVQLAIDDLEAAWLAIAKIDCSFVRTEVNPQFVGLVPPTDVVIASTFDVELENANGTITLVIPYATIEPIKQKLSSGFQVESDQADKKIWAGIIQKQLLHTEVDVKVNLGETEITLNELMNLRPGDVIPLDQDSSGEFDVLVEGVPKFQGYYGINHGSIAVQLINSPNGRGKGDGNGRR comes from the coding sequence ATGAATCAGGTCTTATCGCAGAGTGAAGTTGATGCACTGTTAGCCGCCGTCAATGAGGGTGAGCTAGCAGAGAAATCTGGTACAGAACCCGGATCATCCGGCGATGACCGCGTGGTCGTCGTCTATGATTTAACAAGTCAAGATCGAATTATTCGAGGACGACTTCCACAGTTGGACGTCATCTATGAAAAATTCATGCGTTCGTTTCGAGTCTCGCTTTCAGCGCAATTGCGAAAAATTGCGACACTCAACCACGCATCGACGGACTTTTTGAAATTTGGTGAATTCATTAACACGCTACCGATGCCAACCTGCATGTCGGTTTTACGTTTCAACGCACTTCGTGGCTCGGCATTGTTAGTGATTGAAACCAAGCTCGCCTATGCGCTTGTGGATAGTTTTTTTGGCGGTGATGATCGTCCCTACAACAAAGTTGAGGGAAAGGACTTCACTCCGATTGAGCTAACGATCATTCAAAAGGTCGTGCAGCTGGCAATTGATGACCTTGAGGCTGCGTGGCTTGCGATCGCAAAAATTGATTGCAGCTTCGTCCGCACGGAAGTGAACCCACAGTTTGTTGGTCTAGTTCCTCCTACGGATGTGGTGATTGCGTCGACGTTTGACGTTGAGCTCGAAAATGCCAACGGGACGATCACTCTGGTTATCCCATACGCGACAATCGAGCCGATCAAACAAAAGCTCTCCAGCGGCTTTCAGGTTGAAAGCGATCAAGCGGACAAAAAGATTTGGGCTGGAATTATTCAGAAGCAGCTTCTGCACACAGAAGTCGATGTGAAGGTGAACCTCGGAGAAACCGAAATCACACTTAATGAGCTTATGAACCTTCGTCCAGGAGATGTGATTCCGCTGGATCAAGACTCTAGTGGGGAGTTTGATGTACTTGTTGAAGGTGTTCCAAAATTCCAAGGGTACTACGGCATCAATCATGGATCGATCGCGGTTCAATTGATCAATAGTCCCAATGGACGTGGCAAAGGAGACGGCAATGGCAGACGATAG
- the fliN gene encoding flagellar motor switch protein FliN, with product MADDRNNVTNLMEVDPATSGASVAELRKNDRNLDLILDIPLKVTVELGRTRMLVSDLLNLGQGSVIELAKLAGEPMEVLVNDKLVARGEAVVVNEKFGVRLTDIISPSERVEQLK from the coding sequence ATGGCAGACGATAGAAACAATGTCACGAATCTGATGGAGGTCGATCCGGCGACGAGCGGCGCATCGGTGGCGGAGCTCCGGAAAAATGATCGCAACCTCGATTTAATTCTCGATATCCCTTTAAAAGTGACAGTTGAACTAGGTCGCACGCGGATGTTGGTGAGCGATCTTCTGAACCTCGGGCAGGGAAGTGTGATCGAGCTAGCAAAGCTTGCTGGTGAACCGATGGAAGTCTTAGTCAACGACAAGCTTGTCGCGCGCGGCGAAGCAGTTGTTGTTAACGAAAAGTTTGGTGTTCGCCTGACAGATATTATCTCGCCTTCTGAACGAGTCGAACAGCTGAAGTAG
- the fliO gene encoding flagellar biosynthetic protein FliO, which produces MSKFKKSGKFAGFNLLGVFVGAVFFLGGFFAEAADVNLKRDAEEIAITAAVQADFDGTDATISAPEAGTIEIHVPGADFGIDGRRQLFRFDDVTVKTVSLTKDGAAGIIRFNLKENNASAAADQIAIGRSNGFVRVSIPAKLQTIATPFTGVKPVVISAVPNLANVEPAPANEKENATAEIQDRLTAREESKKADVAATPVAAAAAAVKDNRPESEIPVFAAATQEKKTAGAGIERLVITLFVVCVVLGAALFGIKRWSINRKGQAGSPTKIQILTQYHLGPKKSLAIVQVAGEAILIGITDQNISMLKTLALIDDEVPGLVPKNFSDELDSDDHVGRAAQEGYDPEPEDQVENFAMKGLGEVRDLVNTKFSFGSNGRSSRKDV; this is translated from the coding sequence ATGTCTAAGTTTAAAAAATCCGGAAAATTTGCTGGTTTCAACCTGCTCGGCGTGTTCGTTGGAGCAGTCTTTTTTCTCGGTGGTTTTTTTGCCGAGGCCGCAGATGTAAATTTAAAACGCGACGCGGAAGAGATCGCAATTACGGCCGCTGTGCAAGCTGACTTCGACGGCACCGACGCGACAATTTCCGCTCCTGAAGCAGGAACAATTGAAATTCATGTTCCGGGTGCGGACTTCGGCATTGATGGCCGTCGTCAATTATTTCGATTCGATGACGTGACAGTAAAGACGGTGTCACTGACTAAAGATGGGGCCGCGGGAATTATTCGATTCAACTTGAAAGAGAACAATGCGTCGGCAGCAGCAGATCAAATTGCCATTGGGCGTTCCAATGGCTTTGTCCGCGTTTCAATACCTGCGAAGCTACAAACAATCGCCACACCTTTCACAGGAGTAAAGCCAGTTGTCATTTCGGCAGTACCGAATCTTGCCAACGTAGAGCCTGCGCCGGCCAATGAAAAGGAAAACGCGACTGCTGAAATTCAAGACCGACTAACGGCGCGGGAAGAGTCAAAGAAGGCTGACGTAGCTGCGACGCCGGTGGCAGCAGCCGCTGCTGCGGTAAAAGATAATCGACCGGAATCAGAAATTCCCGTTTTTGCGGCCGCGACACAAGAAAAGAAAACAGCAGGCGCAGGAATCGAGCGTTTGGTAATCACGTTGTTTGTGGTTTGCGTTGTGTTGGGTGCAGCACTTTTTGGAATCAAGCGTTGGTCCATCAACCGGAAAGGCCAAGCTGGTAGCCCAACAAAAATTCAAATTTTAACTCAGTATCATTTGGGCCCTAAAAAGAGCCTCGCTATAGTTCAGGTTGCCGGCGAAGCAATTCTGATTGGAATCACAGATCAAAACATATCAATGCTAAAAACCTTGGCTCTGATTGACGACGAAGTTCCTGGGCTTGTGCCGAAAAACTTTTCTGATGAACTCGATTCTGACGACCACGTCGGTCGCGCAGCTCAGGAGGGTTACGATCCAGAGCCAGAGGATCAAGTCGAAAATTTTGCTATGAAGGGCCTCGGGGAAGTCCGTGACCTCGTGAACACGAAGTTTTCCTTTGGTTCGAATGGTCGTTCATCACGGAAAGACGTCTAA
- the fliP gene encoding flagellar type III secretion system pore protein FliP (The bacterial flagellar biogenesis protein FliP forms a type III secretion system (T3SS)-type pore required for flagellar assembly.) — MATAAVALILGVSDVAMAQVTLPSVNLGFKTTQNPSEVVNTVKIILMMTVLTLAPAILIMMTGFTRLIVVLSFLRQALGTAQMPPNQILVGLALFLTFFIMRPAFEEVNQNALQPFLANKVNQEQAMDAALVPLRRFMFNQTRDADLGLFVKLAKIETPKTRQDVPTTVLVPAFIISELKTAFQIGFIIYLPFLVIDMVIASVLMAMGMMMLPPVVISLPFKIMLFVLVDGWTLLIGSMVKSFG; from the coding sequence ATGGCGACAGCGGCGGTCGCATTGATACTAGGCGTATCGGACGTTGCGATGGCTCAGGTGACACTTCCATCGGTGAATCTTGGATTTAAGACAACTCAAAACCCGAGTGAAGTGGTCAACACAGTCAAAATCATTCTGATGATGACTGTCTTGACGCTCGCGCCAGCGATTCTGATTATGATGACGGGCTTCACGCGTTTGATTGTCGTGTTATCGTTTTTGCGGCAGGCACTAGGCACGGCGCAAATGCCACCCAATCAGATCCTCGTCGGACTCGCTTTGTTTCTCACTTTCTTTATCATGCGGCCCGCCTTTGAAGAGGTAAACCAAAACGCGCTTCAGCCTTTTCTGGCAAACAAGGTGAATCAAGAGCAGGCAATGGATGCGGCGCTGGTGCCACTGCGAAGGTTTATGTTTAATCAAACGCGAGACGCAGATCTCGGCCTTTTCGTGAAGCTCGCAAAAATCGAAACACCAAAAACAAGACAAGATGTTCCTACAACAGTTCTGGTTCCCGCATTTATCATTTCAGAACTTAAAACAGCGTTTCAAATCGGGTTCATTATCTACCTACCCTTTCTTGTTATCGACATGGTGATCGCAAGTGTCTTGATGGCGATGGGTATGATGATGCTTCCGCCGGTTGTTATTTCGCTCCCATTTAAAATCATGCTGTTCGTGCTTGTTGACGGTTGGACGCTGTTGATCGGTTCAATGGTCAAAAGCTTCGGCTGA
- the fliQ gene encoding flagellar biosynthesis protein FliQ, with product MTEELVMRLGQEALKTTAMVATPMLGAALVIGLVVSIFQAITQINEATLTFVPKMVIIGLILMLAGPWMIDVLSTYTIGLYENLPMFVRE from the coding sequence GTGACAGAAGAACTTGTCATGCGACTTGGGCAGGAAGCTCTAAAAACGACCGCGATGGTTGCGACGCCGATGCTAGGGGCGGCACTGGTCATCGGTCTGGTAGTCAGTATTTTTCAGGCCATCACTCAGATCAACGAAGCGACACTTACCTTCGTTCCAAAAATGGTGATTATCGGATTAATTCTGATGCTTGCCGGTCCTTGGATGATTGACGTTCTATCTACTTACACCATTGGACTCTACGAAAACTTACCGATGTTTGTGCGTGAATAG
- the fliR gene encoding flagellar biosynthetic protein FliR, producing MAPFQINETEIMIFGLSLIRISAFFATWPVFSQFSVPNAVKVLFALSVTFCVFHVIPRTGIDSVSLETGLAWLAVKEAFIGILMGFVSRLLFYAVEIGGHMIATSMGLTSATVFNPASGANSTVIEKFYLVLLTLLFLGLNAHHTFLSAMVESFTSIPISPAGIDLAAFNSQKGGGEMIQQVTIAGLKMGAPVMVVIFFLNVAMGIIGRAVPQINVLVTSLPVNILAGLVVMIVTLPALILGLDKGMVDFGEMLFRLLRSL from the coding sequence GTGGCGCCGTTTCAAATCAATGAAACTGAAATTATGATCTTTGGCCTCTCGCTGATCAGAATTTCTGCATTTTTCGCCACGTGGCCGGTTTTTTCTCAGTTCAGCGTGCCCAACGCTGTAAAGGTTCTTTTCGCGCTGTCGGTCACATTTTGTGTGTTTCACGTTATCCCACGCACCGGCATTGACTCTGTTTCCCTTGAAACTGGTCTCGCATGGCTCGCTGTAAAAGAAGCCTTCATCGGAATCCTCATGGGCTTCGTCAGTCGATTGCTTTTCTACGCTGTCGAAATTGGCGGCCACATGATTGCAACTTCAATGGGATTAACAAGCGCCACGGTCTTTAATCCTGCAAGCGGCGCTAACTCGACCGTCATCGAAAAGTTTTATCTCGTCCTTTTGACGCTTCTTTTTCTCGGATTGAACGCACATCACACATTTCTCTCGGCGATGGTCGAGAGTTTTACGTCAATTCCTATCTCGCCGGCGGGCATTGATCTTGCTGCCTTCAATAGTCAGAAGGGCGGAGGAGAGATGATTCAGCAGGTGACTATTGCAGGACTGAAGATGGGAGCACCAGTAATGGTTGTTATCTTCTTCCTCAACGTCGCAATGGGCATCATTGGTCGCGCGGTACCGCAGATCAACGTGTTAGTGACATCGCTGCCAGTCAATATCCTGGCTGGACTTGTCGTGATGATTGTCACTCTACCTGCGCTGATTCTCGGGCTCGACAAAGGCATGGTGGATTTCGGGGAGATGCTCTTCAGACTTTTAAGATCGTTGTAA
- the flhB gene encoding flagellar biosynthesis protein FlhB, with product MAEDQQERTEEATQQRRDDFRKRGQVAQTRELASVLVLLGSAFLFWGLGRFALEQVSELITFILGPNLVEAVRTGQVEPLVFFAVKKALFLGGPILLMLMLLSGISTVVQVGFLHNEEAMDFNLEKINPISGLQKIFSIRSVVEGLKSLLKLILVISIAYALVKDEVDVLHRLTFYSIEQILAYTGDLTIKLLAGLGVFMAVIAGADYFFQRWDLEKQMRMTKQEIKEEHKSREGDPMIKARIRRIQREMSSKRMMKDVPKADVIVTNPTHIACALIYDPNTMAAPKLIAKGSGLIAEKIKEIARENGVPILENKPLARAIFKTLKIGQTIPRELFTAVAQVLSYVYRLKKKVGR from the coding sequence ATGGCAGAGGACCAACAGGAACGGACCGAAGAGGCTACGCAACAGCGGAGAGATGACTTCCGCAAGCGTGGCCAGGTTGCACAGACCAGAGAGCTCGCAAGTGTACTTGTGCTGCTTGGGTCGGCGTTTTTATTCTGGGGTCTGGGTCGATTTGCTCTCGAGCAGGTTTCAGAACTTATCACGTTTATTTTGGGCCCGAACCTGGTTGAAGCAGTTCGCACCGGACAGGTCGAGCCGCTCGTATTTTTTGCCGTAAAAAAAGCGTTGTTCCTAGGCGGCCCGATTCTTCTGATGCTCATGCTGCTGTCGGGAATTTCAACTGTTGTGCAGGTGGGATTTCTACATAACGAAGAGGCAATGGATTTTAATCTTGAAAAGATTAATCCCATCAGTGGCCTTCAAAAAATATTCAGCATTCGGTCGGTTGTCGAGGGGCTCAAGTCACTCTTGAAATTGATTCTTGTGATCAGCATCGCTTACGCGCTGGTGAAAGATGAAGTCGACGTTCTCCATCGCCTAACGTTTTATTCCATTGAGCAAATCCTAGCCTACACTGGTGACCTTACCATTAAACTTTTAGCCGGCCTCGGTGTCTTCATGGCAGTGATCGCCGGCGCGGACTATTTCTTTCAGCGCTGGGATCTTGAAAAGCAGATGCGCATGACAAAGCAAGAGATCAAAGAAGAGCACAAATCTCGAGAGGGTGATCCGATGATCAAGGCTCGCATTCGCCGCATTCAGCGCGAAATGTCGAGTAAGCGGATGATGAAGGATGTACCTAAGGCGGACGTCATTGTTACCAACCCAACTCACATTGCCTGTGCCCTGATTTATGATCCGAACACCATGGCGGCGCCTAAGCTGATTGCGAAGGGCAGTGGTCTGATCGCTGAAAAGATCAAGGAAATCGCGCGCGAGAACGGCGTGCCTATTTTAGAAAACAAGCCTCTGGCGCGGGCCATTTTCAAAACTCTAAAGATTGGCCAAACGATTCCGCGAGAGCTGTTCACCGCTGTCGCTCAAGTTCTTTCGTATGTGTACCGGCTTAAGAAGAAGGTTGGGCGTTAA
- the flhA gene encoding flagellar biosynthesis protein FlhA, with product MEQVFQFLKRFEKYSKNVDLLMAIAILAVLAVMIIPLPPLLLDLALTLSLAASILILLVSLYAKKALDFSVFPSLLLLTTLFRLSLNVATTRLILSEGHNGSSAAGAVVHAFGSFVVGDNYVIGFIVFMILIVINFVVITKGSGRVAEVAARFTLDAMPGKQMSIDADLNAGLINEEQARKRRKEIEGEADFYGAMDGASKFVRGDAIAGILIMAVNIIGGLLIGVLQHGLDIAAAAETYTKLTIGDGLVTQIPALIISTAAGIIVTRTGSEDDMGTEVVSQLFLNSRAMYIGGGVIAFLGMVPGLPGIPFFTLAGGFAGIGWLVDRFQKEEVSEAKRKSDEQAAKPEKEKVETLLPLDLVELEVGYGLINIVESNQSGDLLERIVSIRKQFALDMGIIVPSIHIRDNLQLEPGEYRVLIKGNRVGGGTLRPDYLMAMDPGNTTARVDGIPTREPAFGLDALWIGKSSREEAELAGYTVVDLPTVMATHLTEIVRTHAHELLGRQEVAGLVENLKKSYPKVVEDLIPDPLSIGVVVKVLQNLLREQVSIRDLLTIFETLADEAGRTKDADLLTESVRKAMARGISARYKDDRSKINVMNLDSRLEELVSNSLLQTDQGVQLVMDPRAASDMIEGIASTIERHPEIAGQPILLVSPTTRRHISKLTNRFIPQLVVLSHNEISTDVNIRSVATVEIANAG from the coding sequence ATGGAACAAGTATTTCAATTTTTAAAACGCTTCGAGAAGTATTCCAAAAACGTCGACCTTTTAATGGCGATCGCAATACTAGCGGTCCTCGCCGTTATGATCATTCCGCTGCCTCCGCTGCTTTTAGATTTAGCACTTACCCTAAGCTTAGCGGCGTCGATTTTAATTCTGCTCGTTTCTTTGTATGCTAAAAAAGCGCTCGATTTTTCGGTTTTCCCCAGCTTGCTTCTGCTCACGACGCTTTTTCGATTGTCCTTAAACGTTGCTACCACGCGATTGATCTTAAGTGAAGGACACAACGGTTCTTCGGCGGCCGGTGCCGTGGTTCACGCTTTTGGAAGTTTCGTCGTCGGAGACAACTACGTCATCGGCTTCATCGTCTTCATGATTTTGATCGTCATCAACTTTGTGGTCATCACAAAGGGTTCTGGTCGCGTTGCGGAAGTTGCCGCTCGATTCACGTTGGACGCCATGCCCGGTAAACAAATGTCGATCGATGCCGATCTCAATGCGGGTCTGATCAACGAAGAGCAAGCTCGCAAACGTCGAAAAGAAATTGAAGGCGAAGCGGATTTCTACGGAGCGATGGACGGTGCCTCTAAGTTTGTACGCGGTGATGCAATTGCCGGTATTCTTATTATGGCGGTCAACATCATTGGTGGTCTTTTGATCGGAGTTCTTCAGCACGGGCTCGATATCGCAGCGGCGGCCGAAACATACACGAAGCTTACGATCGGTGATGGTCTCGTTACCCAAATCCCAGCACTGATCATATCTACAGCTGCCGGTATCATCGTTACTCGCACGGGTAGCGAAGATGACATGGGTACGGAAGTCGTGTCCCAGCTCTTTTTGAATTCGCGCGCGATGTACATCGGTGGCGGAGTCATTGCTTTCCTTGGCATGGTTCCGGGTCTCCCTGGAATTCCATTCTTCACTTTGGCCGGTGGTTTTGCTGGGATTGGTTGGCTGGTTGATCGTTTTCAAAAGGAAGAAGTTTCTGAAGCAAAGCGAAAAAGCGATGAGCAAGCGGCAAAACCGGAGAAAGAGAAGGTCGAAACACTTCTGCCTTTGGATCTTGTGGAACTCGAAGTTGGCTATGGGTTGATCAACATTGTTGAGAGCAACCAAAGTGGCGATCTGCTCGAGCGAATTGTGTCTATTCGAAAGCAGTTCGCACTCGACATGGGCATCATCGTTCCAAGCATTCATATTCGAGACAATTTACAGCTTGAGCCGGGTGAGTACCGGGTTCTTATTAAAGGCAATCGTGTCGGCGGCGGAACGTTGCGACCGGATTACCTAATGGCAATGGATCCAGGCAACACTACCGCGCGAGTTGATGGAATACCGACGCGTGAACCTGCCTTCGGTCTCGACGCCCTTTGGATTGGAAAGTCATCAAGAGAAGAAGCAGAGCTTGCAGGTTACACCGTCGTTGATCTGCCGACTGTCATGGCAACTCACCTTACGGAAATCGTTCGAACTCATGCGCACGAGCTTCTTGGACGTCAGGAAGTTGCAGGCTTGGTTGAAAATCTTAAGAAGTCTTATCCCAAAGTCGTCGAGGATCTCATTCCAGATCCACTTTCGATTGGAGTGGTGGTTAAGGTTCTTCAAAATCTCCTCCGCGAACAGGTTTCGATTCGCGATCTTTTGACTATCTTTGAAACTTTGGCTGATGAAGCTGGCCGCACAAAAGACGCTGATCTTTTGACAGAAAGCGTTCGCAAAGCAATGGCGCGAGGAATCTCGGCTCGATACAAAGACGACCGCAGCAAAATCAACGTCATGAATCTCGACTCGCGGCTAGAGGAACTAGTTTCGAACTCGCTTCTGCAGACGGACCAAGGTGTGCAGCTTGTGATGGACCCTCGAGCGGCTTCGGACATGATCGAAGGAATCGCGAGCACGATCGAACGGCACCCAGAAATCGCGGGTCAGCCAATTCTTTTAGTGAGCCCAACGACTCGGCGACACATATCGAAACTGACTAACAGGTTTATTCCTCAGCTTGTGGTTCTTTCGCACAACGAAATTTCAACTGACGTTAACATTCGCTCCGTAGCAACGGTGGAGATCGCCAATGCGGGTTAA